The following proteins are encoded in a genomic region of Canis lupus baileyi chromosome 30, mCanLup2.hap1, whole genome shotgun sequence:
- the GET1 gene encoding guided entry of tail-anchored proteins factor 1 isoform X1: MSGAEADRWAWLLVLSFVFGCNVLRILLPSFSSFMSRLLQKDAEQEAQMRAEIQDMKQELSTVNMMDEFARYARLERKINKMTDKLKTHVKARTAQLAKIKWVISVAFYILQAALMVSLIWKYYSVPVAVVPSKWITPLDRLVAFPTRVAGGVGITCWILVCNKVVAIVLHPFS; the protein is encoded by the exons ATGAGCGGCGCGGAGGCCGACCGCTGGGCGTGGCTGCTGGTGCTCAGCTTCGTGTTCGGGTGCAACGTCCTCAGgatcctcctcccttccttctcctccttc ATGTCCAGGCTGCTGCAGAAGGATGCCGAGCAGGAGGCACAGATGAGAGCAGAGATCCAGGACATGAAGCAGGAGCTTTCCACTGTCAACATGATGGATGAATTCGCCAGATACGCCAGGCTAGAGAGGAAGATCAACAAGATGACGGATAAGCTTAAAACTCACG tgaaaGCTCGGACAGCACAATTGGCCAAGATAAAATGGGTTATAAGTGTTGCCTTCTATATATTGCAA GCTGCCCTCATGGTGTCGCTCATCTGGAAGTATTATTCTGTCCCCGTGGCTGTGGTGCCAAGCAAATGGATAACTCCACTAGACCGCCTGGTAGCATTTCCTACTAGGGTAGCAG GTGGTGTGGGAATTACCTGTTGGATTTTAGTCTGTAACAAGGTCGTGGCGATTGTGCTTCATCCTTTCAGCTGA
- the GET1 gene encoding guided entry of tail-anchored proteins factor 1 isoform X2 — translation MSPQLRQPAAGHHLVATAVSGPWAPCSECQYPQMSRLLQKDAEQEAQMRAEIQDMKQELSTVNMMDEFARYARLERKINKMTDKLKTHVKARTAQLAKIKWVISVAFYILQAALMVSLIWKYYSVPVAVVPSKWITPLDRLVAFPTRVAGGVGITCWILVCNKVVAIVLHPFS, via the exons ATGTCCCCCCAACTTCGCCAGCCGGCTGCCGGGCACCACCTGGTGGCCACTGCTGTGTCTGGTCCCTGGGCTCCCTGTAGCGAGTGTCAGTACCCTCAG ATGTCCAGGCTGCTGCAGAAGGATGCCGAGCAGGAGGCACAGATGAGAGCAGAGATCCAGGACATGAAGCAGGAGCTTTCCACTGTCAACATGATGGATGAATTCGCCAGATACGCCAGGCTAGAGAGGAAGATCAACAAGATGACGGATAAGCTTAAAACTCACG tgaaaGCTCGGACAGCACAATTGGCCAAGATAAAATGGGTTATAAGTGTTGCCTTCTATATATTGCAA GCTGCCCTCATGGTGTCGCTCATCTGGAAGTATTATTCTGTCCCCGTGGCTGTGGTGCCAAGCAAATGGATAACTCCACTAGACCGCCTGGTAGCATTTCCTACTAGGGTAGCAG GTGGTGTGGGAATTACCTGTTGGATTTTAGTCTGTAACAAGGTCGTGGCGATTGTGCTTCATCCTTTCAGCTGA
- the GET1 gene encoding guided entry of tail-anchored proteins factor 1 isoform X3 encodes MSRLLQKDAEQEAQMRAEIQDMKQELSTVNMMDEFARYARLERKINKMTDKLKTHVKARTAQLAKIKWVISVAFYILQAALMVSLIWKYYSVPVAVVPSKWITPLDRLVAFPTRVAGGVGITCWILVCNKVVAIVLHPFS; translated from the exons ATGTCCAGGCTGCTGCAGAAGGATGCCGAGCAGGAGGCACAGATGAGAGCAGAGATCCAGGACATGAAGCAGGAGCTTTCCACTGTCAACATGATGGATGAATTCGCCAGATACGCCAGGCTAGAGAGGAAGATCAACAAGATGACGGATAAGCTTAAAACTCACG tgaaaGCTCGGACAGCACAATTGGCCAAGATAAAATGGGTTATAAGTGTTGCCTTCTATATATTGCAA GCTGCCCTCATGGTGTCGCTCATCTGGAAGTATTATTCTGTCCCCGTGGCTGTGGTGCCAAGCAAATGGATAACTCCACTAGACCGCCTGGTAGCATTTCCTACTAGGGTAGCAG GTGGTGTGGGAATTACCTGTTGGATTTTAGTCTGTAACAAGGTCGTGGCGATTGTGCTTCATCCTTTCAGCTGA